A window of the Chanodichthys erythropterus isolate Z2021 chromosome 21, ASM2448905v1, whole genome shotgun sequence genome harbors these coding sequences:
- the nipa1 gene encoding magnesium transporter NIPA1, which translates to MDDTSFPVAGVVIAVVSSFINGSTFVLQKKGILRARKSGGTYLADCVWWCGTLAMIVGQIGNFLAYNVAPAVVVTPLGALGVLFGAILASWLLQEHLNLIGKLGCALCCCGSVVLIIHSPKSENVTSRAELEERLMGPVFLVYISLVVLLLIILIGWLSPVHGKSNIMVYVGICSLLGSFTVPSSKGLGLAAQEAFGGTPTSDSRALYLFLGLLGILVVSILIQFTFINKALESFSSNMFEAIYYVTFTSCVILASAVLFREWTALGIVDCLGILCGFITVSVGVALLRISQEAKLAWSQTKAKED; encoded by the exons ATGGACGACACTTCATTCCCAGTCGCTGGTGTTGTGATAGCTGTTGTGTCCAGTTTTATAAATGGATCCACGTTTGTACTACAGAAAAAGGGGATACTGCGAGCCCGCAAATCAG GTGGAACTTACCTGGCTGACTGTGTGTGGTGGTGTGGTACACTTGCAA TGATTGTGGGACAAATAGGGAATTTTCTGGCATACAATGTTGCCCCGGCAGTTGTGGTCACTCCCCTTGGAGCCCTGGGTGTCCTGTTTGG GGCCATTCTGGCATCCTGGCTGCTTCAGGAACATCTCAATCTCATAGGGAAACTTGGCTGCGCTTTGTGCTGTTGTGGTTCAGTTGTGCTCATCATTCACTCGCCCAAGTCGGAAAATGTAACATCAAGAGCAGAACTAGAGGAAAGACTGATGGGTCCAG TGTTCCTGGTGTACATCTCACTGGTGGTCTTGTTACTGATCATACTGATCGGTTGGCTATCTCCAGTTCACGGAAAATCCAACATTATGGTGTACGTGGGCATCTGTTCTCTCCTTGGGAGTTTCACTGTGCCAAGCAGCAAAGGCCTGGGACTGGCTGCTCAGGAGGCCTTCGGTGGAACACCTACAAGTGATAGCAGAGCACTTTACCTCTTCCTGGGGTTGCTGGGAATTCTCGTAGTCAGTATTTTGATCCAGTTCACCTTTATCAACAAAGCCTTGGAGAGCTTTAGCTCTAACATGTTTGAGGCCATTTACTATGTGACTTTCACCTCATGTGTCATCCTGGCCTCCGCAGTTCTTTTCAGGGAATGGACAGCACTCGGTATTGTGGACTGTTTGGGTATTCTGTGTGGTTTTATCACAGTATCTGTGGGTGTTGCCTTATTACGCATCTCTCAAGAAGCTAAACTTGCTTGGAGCCAAACCAAAGCTAAAGAAGACTAA